A genome region from Sphingobacteriaceae bacterium GW460-11-11-14-LB5 includes the following:
- a CDS encoding 30S ribosomal protein S5, with protein sequence MSTINIKRVKTTDIELKDRLVSIQRVAKVTKGGRTFSFSAIVVVGDENGVVGFGLGKAKEVTEAIAKGVDDAKKNLVKVPILNGTVPHEQIGKFSGGFVLIKPAAVGTGVIAGGAMRAVLESAGVHNVLAKSKGSSNPHNVVKATVDALTKMRDAYTVAQTRGIDLNKVFNG encoded by the coding sequence ATGTCAACTATTAATATAAAAAGAGTAAAAACCACCGATATCGAATTAAAGGATCGTTTGGTTAGTATACAACGTGTTGCCAAAGTAACCAAAGGTGGCCGTACTTTCAGCTTCTCAGCAATTGTTGTTGTAGGTGATGAAAACGGTGTTGTTGGTTTCGGTTTAGGTAAAGCGAAAGAGGTAACTGAAGCAATCGCTAAAGGTGTGGATGATGCTAAAAAGAACTTGGTAAAAGTTCCAATTTTAAACGGTACTGTTCCTCACGAGCAAATCGGTAAATTCTCAGGTGGTTTCGTTTTAATCAAACCAGCTGCAGTAGGTACCGGAGTAATTGCTGGTGGTGCGATGCGTGCTGTATTAGAGAGTGCTGGCGTGCATAACGTATTGGCAAAATCTAAAGGATCATCTAACCCACACAACGTGGTAAAAGCAACTGTTGATGCATTAACTAAAATGCGTGATGCTTATACAGTAGCCCAAACCCGTGGTATAGATTTAAACAAAGTATTTAACGGATAA
- a CDS encoding type I methionyl aminopeptidase produces MSKIYYKSLEEIELIRESSMLVSKTLAEVAKVIKAGMTTIQLDKLAYEFISDHGAIPAFLNYNGFPNSLCISPNEQVVHGFPSEYIIKEGDLISVDCGVIKNNYFGDSAYTFSIGEIDAEKQKLVEVTKRCLELGIEKAVVGMRIGDIGFAVQQYAEANGFGVVRELVGHGVGVKLHEKPEVPNYGKRGAGPKLEEGMVIAIEPMINAGVAGVKFHNDGWTVTSKDNKPSAHFEHTVAVKKGKADVLSTFSIIEEVLQQKK; encoded by the coding sequence ATGTCTAAAATTTATTACAAATCTCTTGAGGAGATCGAGTTAATAAGAGAAAGTTCCATGCTTGTTTCTAAAACTTTGGCCGAAGTGGCTAAGGTGATAAAAGCAGGCATGACTACTATCCAGTTAGATAAACTAGCCTATGAGTTTATAAGTGACCACGGAGCGATTCCGGCATTTTTAAACTATAATGGTTTCCCAAATTCTTTATGTATTTCGCCAAATGAGCAGGTTGTTCATGGTTTTCCAAGCGAATACATCATCAAGGAAGGCGACTTGATTTCAGTTGATTGTGGCGTAATTAAAAACAATTATTTTGGCGATTCGGCCTATACTTTCTCCATCGGGGAAATTGATGCCGAAAAACAGAAATTGGTTGAGGTTACCAAACGTTGCCTGGAACTGGGTATAGAAAAAGCGGTTGTGGGTATGCGTATCGGTGATATCGGTTTCGCAGTTCAACAATATGCAGAAGCTAATGGATTTGGGGTAGTAAGAGAGCTTGTAGGACATGGTGTTGGTGTAAAACTTCACGAGAAACCAGAAGTTCCGAATTATGGGAAACGTGGTGCAGGGCCAAAACTTGAAGAAGGAATGGTCATTGCGATAGAACCCATGATCAATGCAGGCGTAGCCGGTGTTAAATTCCATAACGATGGATGGACGGTAACCAGTAAAGACAATAAACCATCGGCACATTTTGAACACACAGTAGCTGTAAAAAAGGGCAAAGCAGATGTTTTATCAACGTTTTCTATAATAGAAGAAGTTTTACAACAAAAAAAATAA
- a CDS encoding DNA-directed RNA polymerase subunit alpha, with product MAILAFQKPDKVIMQKSTDFDGTFEFRPLEPGFGVTIGNALRRILLSSLEGYAITTIRFSGVSHEFSTMKGVVEDLTDIILNLKQVRFKKTGDSGDSEKVFIIVNGQDQFKAGDITKFSNNFTVLNPEHVICNMDKSVTLEVELTINKGRGYVPAEENKVADAVVGVIAIDSIYTPMKNVKYTIENFRVEQKTDYEKLVLDISTDGSIHPEEALKEAAKILIQHFMLFSDENLVLESQAKEETKEVDEEILHMRKILKTELVDMDLSVRALNCLKAADIRTLADLVSYDVADMLKFRNFGKKSLTEIQELVKSKGLSFGMNLSKFKLDEE from the coding sequence ATGGCAATTTTAGCATTTCAGAAACCAGACAAAGTGATCATGCAGAAATCAACTGATTTCGATGGCACATTTGAATTTCGTCCTTTAGAGCCCGGTTTCGGTGTAACAATTGGTAATGCCTTAAGAAGAATCTTACTTTCTTCATTAGAAGGTTATGCTATTACTACTATTCGTTTTTCAGGCGTTTCTCACGAATTTTCTACCATGAAAGGTGTTGTAGAAGATTTAACTGATATTATCTTAAACTTAAAACAAGTGCGTTTTAAGAAAACAGGTGATTCAGGTGATTCTGAAAAAGTTTTCATCATCGTTAATGGTCAAGATCAGTTTAAAGCTGGTGATATCACTAAATTCTCTAACAACTTTACAGTTTTAAACCCTGAGCATGTAATTTGCAACATGGATAAATCTGTTACTTTGGAAGTGGAATTAACCATCAATAAAGGACGTGGTTATGTACCTGCTGAAGAAAATAAAGTTGCTGATGCTGTTGTAGGTGTAATCGCAATCGATTCGATTTATACTCCAATGAAAAATGTAAAATACACGATCGAAAACTTTCGTGTTGAGCAAAAAACGGATTATGAAAAATTGGTTTTAGATATCTCTACTGACGGTTCAATTCATCCTGAAGAAGCATTAAAAGAAGCGGCTAAGATCCTTATCCAACACTTTATGTTATTCTCTGATGAGAATTTGGTATTAGAATCTCAAGCTAAAGAAGAAACTAAAGAAGTTGATGAGGAAATTTTACATATGCGTAAAATCCTTAAAACTGAATTAGTGGATATGGATCTTTCAGTTAGGGCATTAAACTGCTTAAAAGCTGCTGATATCCGTACTTTAGCTGATTTAGTTTCTTACGATGTGGCTGATATGTTAAAATTCAGAAACTTCGGTAAAAAATCTTTAACAGAGATCCAGGAATTAGTAAAATCAAAAGGTTTATCATTTGGTATGAACCTGTCTAAATTTAAATTAGACGAAGAGTAG
- a CDS encoding preprotein translocase subunit SecY produces the protein MKKLFTTLSNIWKIQELKERILFTLLILLVYRFVSHVVLPGVDPTALGNNEKSGILGLLDMFAGGSFSRVSILALGVMPYISASIVVQLLGIAVPSFQKMQKEGESGRKKMNQITRYLTVAITIVQSVGYVKTQVPAEAILLPNTLFLVLSTFVLTAGTLFVMWLGEKITDKGIGNGTSLIIMVGIIARLPVAISQEFSARVGSSSEGGGPVALVLEIVALFAVVMFTILIVQGVRKVPVQYAKKIVGNRQFGGVRQYIPLKVNAAGVMPIIFAQALMFIPGALMQFVPSLQGSWLIQFSNTTSLAYSLTFAFLIIAFTFFYTAITVNPTQMSDDMKKNGGFIPGVKPGFATSTFIDDVISKITFPGAVFLAIIAILPSLAVKFGIKQEFAHFFGGTSLLILVGVVLDTLQQIESYLLMRHYDGLMKTGRVTGRTGVPAASSNAAL, from the coding sequence ATGAAGAAGCTATTTACTACTTTAAGTAATATCTGGAAAATTCAGGAATTAAAAGAGCGTATATTGTTTACGCTCTTAATTCTTTTGGTATACCGTTTCGTATCTCACGTGGTTTTACCAGGTGTAGATCCAACTGCTTTAGGCAATAACGAAAAATCAGGAATCTTAGGCTTACTAGATATGTTTGCCGGAGGTTCTTTCTCTCGTGTGTCTATTTTAGCATTGGGGGTAATGCCTTATATCTCTGCATCGATTGTGGTGCAACTATTGGGTATTGCTGTTCCTTCTTTCCAAAAAATGCAGAAAGAAGGCGAAAGTGGTAGAAAGAAAATGAACCAGATTACCCGTTACCTAACGGTAGCGATCACAATCGTTCAATCTGTTGGTTACGTTAAAACGCAAGTTCCTGCAGAAGCTATTTTATTGCCAAATACTTTATTCTTAGTGTTGTCTACGTTTGTATTAACAGCAGGTACATTATTTGTAATGTGGTTAGGCGAAAAAATTACTGATAAAGGTATTGGTAACGGTACATCACTAATCATTATGGTTGGTATTATTGCCCGTTTACCAGTTGCAATTTCTCAGGAATTTAGTGCACGCGTAGGTTCATCTAGTGAAGGTGGAGGTCCCGTGGCATTGGTTTTAGAGATCGTTGCATTATTTGCAGTGGTAATGTTTACCATTTTAATTGTTCAAGGTGTACGTAAAGTACCTGTACAATACGCAAAGAAAATTGTTGGTAACCGCCAGTTTGGTGGTGTTCGTCAGTACATTCCGTTAAAGGTAAATGCTGCTGGTGTAATGCCAATCATTTTTGCTCAGGCGTTAATGTTCATCCCAGGTGCTTTAATGCAGTTTGTTCCTTCATTACAAGGTTCTTGGTTAATCCAGTTCAGTAACACAACTTCGTTGGCTTATAGCTTAACGTTCGCATTTTTAATTATCGCATTTACTTTCTTCTATACTGCAATTACAGTTAATCCAACTCAAATGAGTGACGATATGAAGAAAAATGGTGGTTTTATCCCAGGTGTTAAACCGGGTTTTGCAACATCAACTTTTATTGATGATGTAATTTCTAAAATCACTTTCCCAGGTGCGGTATTTTTAGCGATCATTGCTATTTTACCTTCGTTAGCGGTTAAGTTCGGCATTAAACAAGAGTTTGCGCACTTCTTCGGTGGTACTTCTTTATTGATTTTGGTTGGTGTTGTATTGGATACTTTACAGCAGATCGAAAGTTATTTATTGATGCGCCATTATGATGGTTTGATGAAAACGGGTAGAGTTACTGGCAGAACAGGTGTTCCTGCTGCAAGTAGCAACGCAGCGTTGTAG
- a CDS encoding 50S ribosomal protein L30, giving the protein MAKIKITQVKSVIDRSERQKRTVQALGLSKMNQSVEVEATPQIIGMVRKVNHLVAIEAI; this is encoded by the coding sequence ATGGCTAAGATCAAAATAACACAAGTAAAAAGCGTTATCGACAGAAGCGAGCGCCAAAAAAGAACCGTTCAGGCTTTGGGTTTATCTAAAATGAACCAAAGTGTTGAGGTTGAAGCTACACCGCAAATTATCGGTATGGTTCGCAAAGTGAACCACCTGGTAGCAATCGAAGCAATCTAG
- a CDS encoding GMC family oxidoreductase encodes MSDFQIKKSPTVYDAIIVGSGAGGGMAAYVLAHAGQKVLLLEAGQNFDPRLDSHQLKWPWESPRRGASTTRPFGDFDASYGGWELEGEPYTQKNKSEFEWFRSRMLGGRTNHWGRISLRMGPEDFKPKDGLTDAWPITYADVKPFYDKVDRMIGIYGTAEGLENEPDGIFMKPPKPRLNELFIKKGAEKAGVKVITGRGSVLTEALPNNNDRAPCFYCGQCGRSCKVYGDFSSSSCLVNPAVKTGNLTVITDAMVREVITDKDGSAKGVSYVNRKDLQEYQVNGKLVILGASACESARILLNSKSTSHPNGLANSSGVVGKYLHDSTGASVSGFLPQLMDRKRYNEDGLGSVHIYSPWWLDNRKLNFPRGYHIEYWGGMGMPAYGFGGGVAQMNGMVPGRDGKMKEAGGYGKSLKDDYRRFYGTGVGMAGRGTAIAREDNYCEIDPNTVDKYGIPVLRFNYKWAKDEILQAKHMQETFLSIMKEMGAVVTSEIQGADTNYGLLNPGKIIHEVGTIRMGDDPKKSALNKYCQAHDCKNLFVVDAGPFVQQGDKNATWTILALSMRTAEYILAQKKKQNI; translated from the coding sequence ATGAGTGACTTTCAGATAAAAAAATCGCCTACCGTTTATGATGCCATTATTGTTGGCTCAGGTGCAGGTGGCGGAATGGCCGCATACGTTCTGGCACATGCAGGTCAAAAGGTTCTATTGCTAGAGGCTGGTCAAAATTTCGATCCACGACTAGATTCACATCAATTAAAATGGCCCTGGGAATCTCCCCGTCGTGGCGCCAGTACAACACGTCCATTTGGAGATTTTGATGCTTCTTATGGAGGATGGGAATTAGAAGGCGAACCTTATACCCAGAAAAATAAAAGCGAATTCGAATGGTTCCGTTCGCGTATGCTCGGTGGCCGTACCAATCACTGGGGAAGGATTTCTTTGCGAATGGGGCCTGAAGATTTTAAACCTAAAGATGGCTTAACTGATGCCTGGCCTATTACCTACGCTGATGTAAAACCCTTCTACGATAAAGTCGACCGCATGATTGGTATTTATGGAACTGCAGAAGGTTTGGAAAATGAGCCAGACGGCATTTTTATGAAACCGCCAAAACCACGATTAAACGAACTTTTTATAAAAAAAGGTGCAGAAAAGGCAGGGGTAAAAGTAATTACCGGCCGTGGATCGGTACTTACCGAAGCCTTGCCCAATAACAACGACCGTGCACCTTGTTTCTATTGCGGCCAATGCGGTAGAAGCTGTAAAGTTTATGGCGATTTTTCATCGTCATCATGTTTGGTCAACCCTGCTGTAAAAACAGGAAACCTGACTGTAATTACCGATGCCATGGTGCGCGAAGTTATTACCGATAAAGATGGTTCTGCAAAAGGCGTTTCATACGTAAACCGAAAAGACCTGCAAGAATACCAGGTAAATGGCAAACTGGTTATTTTAGGAGCCAGCGCCTGCGAATCAGCGCGTATTTTATTGAATTCAAAATCAACATCTCACCCGAATGGTTTGGCCAATAGCAGTGGTGTAGTTGGAAAATACCTGCATGACTCTACCGGAGCAAGTGTTTCGGGTTTTCTTCCACAATTAATGGATAGAAAACGTTATAATGAAGATGGCTTGGGCAGTGTGCATATCTATTCGCCATGGTGGTTAGATAACCGTAAACTAAACTTTCCACGTGGTTACCACATCGAATATTGGGGTGGTATGGGCATGCCTGCATATGGCTTTGGCGGCGGCGTAGCGCAGATGAACGGAATGGTACCTGGCAGGGATGGCAAAATGAAAGAAGCCGGAGGTTATGGAAAATCGTTGAAGGATGATTACCGTCGTTTCTATGGAACTGGTGTTGGAATGGCTGGCCGTGGTACGGCAATCGCCAGAGAAGATAACTATTGTGAAATTGACCCCAATACGGTAGATAAATACGGTATCCCGGTTTTAAGATTTAACTATAAATGGGCTAAAGATGAAATTCTGCAGGCTAAACATATGCAGGAAACCTTCCTTTCCATCATGAAAGAAATGGGTGCGGTGGTTACTTCTGAAATTCAGGGCGCAGATACCAATTACGGTTTACTCAACCCCGGAAAAATTATCCACGAAGTTGGAACCATTCGCATGGGCGACGACCCTAAAAAATCAGCGTTAAACAAATACTGCCAGGCACACGACTGTAAAAACCTGTTTGTAGTAGATGCTGGTCCATTTGTTCAACAAGGTGATAAAAATGCCACCTGGACAATTTTGGCACTTTCTATGCGTACCGCCGAATATATTTTAGCTCAAAAGAAAAAACAAAACATTTAA
- a CDS encoding 30S ribosomal protein S11, translating into MAKSKKVTKKRIVVIEPVGQAHINATFNNIIVTLTNNNGQTISWSSAGKMGFKGSKKNTPYAAGQAASDCGKVAFDLGLRKVEVFVKGPGSGRESAIRTLQVAGIEVTSIKDITPLPHNGCRPPKKRRV; encoded by the coding sequence ATGGCTAAGAGTAAAAAAGTAACAAAAAAACGTATCGTTGTAATTGAGCCTGTTGGTCAGGCGCATATCAATGCTACCTTCAACAACATTATCGTTACCTTAACAAACAACAACGGACAGACTATTTCATGGTCATCTGCTGGTAAAATGGGCTTTAAAGGTTCTAAAAAGAACACACCTTATGCAGCTGGTCAAGCAGCTTCAGATTGTGGTAAAGTTGCGTTTGATTTAGGTTTACGTAAAGTTGAAGTATTTGTAAAAGGTCCGGGTTCAGGTCGTGAGTCTGCAATCAGAACTTTGCAAGTAGCAGGTATCGAAGTAACATCTATTAAAGATATTACTCCACTTCCTCACAACGGATGTCGTCCTCCTAAAAAGAGAAGAGTTTAA
- a CDS encoding 30S ribosomal protein S13, with protein sequence MARISGIDLPRNKRGEIGLTYIYGIGRTTAQRILTTAGIDLNKKVQDWSDDELSAIRTMINDEIKVEGALRSEVQLNIKRLMDIGCYRGLRHRKGLPSRGQRTKNNSRTRKGKRKTVANKKKATK encoded by the coding sequence ATGGCAAGGATTTCAGGTATTGATTTACCAAGAAACAAAAGAGGTGAGATCGGTTTAACCTATATCTACGGAATTGGTAGAACAACTGCTCAACGTATTTTAACTACGGCAGGTATCGATTTAAACAAAAAAGTACAAGACTGGTCTGATGATGAGTTATCAGCAATCCGTACAATGATTAACGATGAGATTAAAGTGGAAGGTGCTTTACGCTCAGAGGTTCAGTTAAACATCAAACGTTTAATGGATATTGGTTGTTACCGTGGTTTACGTCACAGAAAAGGTTTACCTTCTCGTGGTCAGCGTACTAAAAACAACTCACGTACTCGTAAGGGTAAGAGAAAAACAGTTGCTAACAAGAAAAAAGCTACTAAGTAA
- a CDS encoding 30S ribosomal protein S4, translating to MARYTGPKSKIARKFREPIFGPDKVLDRKNYPPGQHGSSKRRGKQSEYAIQLMEKQKVKYTYGVLEKQFSNLFKKASSRAGITGDNLLQLLEARLDNTVYRLGISTTRSGARQLVSHKHVTVNGEVVNIPSYQLKAGDVVAVREKSKSLESISNSVAGRTINKFAWLEWNASELTGKFLTYPQRDEIPENIKENLIIELYSK from the coding sequence ATGGCAAGATATACAGGCCCAAAATCAAAAATCGCCCGTAAATTCAGAGAACCAATCTTCGGTCCTGATAAGGTGTTAGACAGAAAAAATTATCCTCCTGGGCAACATGGCTCATCAAAAAGAAGAGGAAAACAATCTGAATATGCGATCCAGTTAATGGAGAAACAAAAAGTAAAATATACTTATGGTGTATTAGAAAAACAATTCAGTAACTTGTTTAAAAAAGCATCTTCTCGTGCTGGTATTACCGGTGATAACTTACTTCAGTTATTAGAAGCACGTTTAGATAACACAGTTTACCGTTTAGGTATTTCAACAACCCGTTCTGGTGCACGCCAGTTAGTTAGCCATAAACACGTAACCGTGAATGGTGAAGTTGTAAATATCCCTTCTTATCAGTTAAAAGCTGGTGATGTGGTTGCTGTTCGTGAAAAATCTAAATCTTTAGAATCAATTAGTAACTCAGTTGCAGGTAGAACAATTAATAAGTTTGCCTGGTTAGAATGGAACGCTAGTGAATTAACTGGTAAATTCTTAACCTACCCTCAACGTGATGAGATTCCTGAAAACATTAAGGAAAACTTAATCATCGAGTTGTACTCAAAGTAA
- a CDS encoding translation initiation factor IF-1: MAKQASIEQDGVIREALSNAMFRVELENGHEIIAHISGKMRMHYIKILPGDKVKLEMSPYDLTKGRITYRYK; this comes from the coding sequence ATGGCTAAACAAGCCTCAATTGAACAAGACGGAGTAATAAGAGAAGCATTATCCAATGCGATGTTCAGAGTTGAACTCGAGAACGGGCATGAGATTATTGCGCACATTTCAGGAAAGATGAGGATGCACTACATCAAGATTCTTCCTGGGGATAAAGTTAAATTGGAAATGTCTCCTTATGATTTAACAAAAGGACGCATTACTTATAGATACAAATAA
- a CDS encoding 50S ribosomal protein L17 has product MRHGKKVNHLGRTASHRKAMLANMASSLILHKRITTTLAKAKALRTYVEPIITKSKNDTTHSRRTVFAYLQDKEVVTILFREVAEKVANRPGGYTRIIKLNNRLGDNAEMALIELVDYNTVYGKDAEVKEEKKTTRRGRSKATAAPKAAEAKAEVAEEVAPAEEAPATEEPKGE; this is encoded by the coding sequence ATGAGACACGGTAAAAAAGTAAACCACTTAGGTAGAACCGCAAGCCACAGAAAGGCGATGTTAGCTAACATGGCTTCATCACTTATTTTGCACAAAAGAATTACAACAACTTTAGCTAAAGCTAAAGCTTTACGTACTTATGTTGAGCCAATTATCACTAAATCAAAAAATGATACTACTCACTCACGTCGTACAGTATTTGCTTACTTACAAGATAAAGAAGTAGTAACTATTTTATTCCGCGAAGTTGCTGAGAAAGTTGCAAACCGTCCAGGTGGTTACACTCGTATCATTAAATTAAACAACCGTTTAGGTGATAACGCTGAAATGGCTTTAATTGAATTGGTAGACTACAATACAGTTTACGGTAAAGATGCAGAGGTTAAAGAAGAGAAGAAAACAACTCGTCGTGGTAGAAGTAAAGCTACTGCTGCACCTAAAGCTGCTGAAGCGAAAGCTGAAGTTGCCGAAGAAGTTGCTCCTGCTGAAGAAGCGCCTGCTACAGAAGAACCTAAAGGAGAATAA
- a CDS encoding transcriptional initiation protein Tat, with product MNRRDSLKALGLTAISTTVLLDACKQPETKTEVAAPEESAKEAGREQWELDRDKKLKAETFFTKHEMATITVLADIIIPKDDVSGSASDAKVPEFIEFIVKDIPEHQVPMRGGLKWLDVYSFNKFQKSFVEASADQQISIVDEIAYPKKARPEMQAGVTFFNRMRDLTASGFYTTEIGVKDIGYVGNAPNQWAGVPEDVLKQYGMENVKV from the coding sequence ATGAACAGACGTGATTCGCTAAAAGCATTAGGTTTAACAGCCATAAGTACAACTGTGCTGCTTGATGCCTGTAAGCAGCCCGAAACCAAAACCGAAGTTGCCGCACCAGAAGAAAGCGCAAAAGAAGCTGGAAGAGAGCAATGGGAATTAGACCGGGATAAGAAATTAAAGGCCGAGACATTTTTTACTAAACATGAAATGGCCACCATTACCGTTCTGGCTGATATTATTATTCCTAAAGATGATGTATCAGGCAGCGCATCTGATGCTAAAGTGCCAGAGTTTATCGAATTTATTGTAAAAGATATCCCTGAACATCAAGTACCCATGCGTGGTGGCCTAAAATGGCTGGATGTATATAGCTTTAATAAATTCCAAAAATCATTTGTGGAAGCATCAGCAGACCAACAGATTTCGATTGTGGATGAAATTGCTTATCCTAAAAAAGCCAGACCCGAAATGCAGGCAGGTGTAACTTTTTTCAATAGAATGAGAGATTTAACTGCATCAGGTTTTTACACTACAGAAATTGGCGTAAAAGATATTGGTTATGTCGGTAATGCACCAAACCAATGGGCCGGTGTTCCTGAAGATGTGCTGAAACAGTACGGAATGGAGAACGTGAAGGTATAG
- a CDS encoding 50S ribosomal protein L15 has protein sequence MNLSNLKPAVGSTKNSKRIGRGTGSGRGGTSTRGHKGAGSRSGHKTKIGFEGGQMPLQRRVPKVGFKPINRTEYVGVNLDVLQALAEKHSLTTIDFAALQAHGLASKNDLVKILGRGEVKAKLEITAHAFSATAQKAIEAAGGSIVKL, from the coding sequence ATGAATTTAAGTAATTTAAAACCTGCAGTAGGTTCTACAAAAAACAGCAAAAGAATTGGTCGTGGTACAGGTTCTGGTCGTGGCGGTACTTCAACTCGTGGTCACAAAGGTGCGGGTTCTCGTTCAGGTCACAAAACCAAAATCGGTTTCGAAGGTGGTCAAATGCCTTTACAACGTCGTGTGCCTAAAGTTGGTTTCAAACCAATCAACCGTACAGAATATGTTGGTGTAAACTTAGATGTTTTACAAGCATTAGCTGAAAAACACAGCTTAACAACTATCGATTTCGCTGCTTTACAAGCACATGGTTTAGCTTCTAAAAACGACTTAGTTAAAATTTTAGGTCGTGGTGAAGTTAAAGCAAAGCTAGAAATTACAGCACATGCGTTCTCTGCAACCGCACAAAAAGCTATTGAAGCTGCAGGTGGTTCTATTGTAAAATTGTAA
- a CDS encoding SAM-dependent methyltransferase yields MSVSEYNNQFTTALKESLDAETFVKISLGNYKGEEEALKQLLIRKVIIKRETKLAFTYRYKTRDVVKNYAIDDAVDLISGYLANGFKIATLFSTEKDLILEELNNGKVVFRESKASSAAAPSASHDKEKVRLIKPEAKSYLTELKITDVEGKVFKNAQDKFRQINHYIEILSSLIKELPEGSIKKVADMGSGKGYLTFALYDYLHSVLKLETEVVGVEYRQDMVDLCNQVAEKSSFAQLNFLQGTIEDYKAEDVNLLIALHACDTATDDAIFKGIKANAELIVVAPCCHKQIRREIEQNKVKNDVSFLTKYGIFLERQAEMVTDGIRALILEYFGYKTKVFEFISDAHTPKNVLVVGVKGKGLGVERKAEILQKIKASKEYFGIGYHHLERLLEL; encoded by the coding sequence ATGTCAGTGTCAGAATACAACAACCAATTTACTACTGCTTTAAAAGAAAGCCTGGATGCCGAAACTTTTGTCAAAATTTCTTTGGGAAATTACAAAGGAGAGGAGGAAGCATTAAAACAATTGCTGATTCGTAAAGTGATCATTAAACGCGAAACTAAACTAGCTTTTACCTATCGTTACAAAACACGCGATGTGGTTAAAAACTATGCGATTGATGATGCTGTTGACCTAATTTCCGGTTATCTGGCTAATGGATTTAAGATTGCCACCTTGTTTAGCACTGAAAAAGACCTGATTTTGGAAGAACTGAACAATGGTAAGGTTGTTTTTAGAGAAAGCAAAGCATCAAGTGCAGCAGCCCCCTCTGCCAGTCACGACAAAGAGAAAGTAAGGTTAATTAAACCCGAAGCAAAGTCTTATTTAACGGAGCTGAAAATCACCGATGTAGAAGGTAAGGTATTCAAAAATGCGCAGGATAAATTCCGCCAGATTAACCATTACATTGAAATTTTAAGTTCTTTAATTAAAGAATTGCCTGAAGGTAGCATTAAAAAGGTAGCCGATATGGGCTCAGGTAAAGGTTATTTAACTTTTGCCTTGTACGATTACCTGCACTCGGTTTTAAAATTGGAAACTGAAGTGGTAGGCGTGGAGTATCGCCAGGATATGGTTGATTTGTGTAATCAGGTTGCCGAAAAATCTTCATTCGCTCAATTGAATTTTCTTCAGGGAACGATTGAGGATTACAAGGCTGAAGATGTAAACTTGTTAATTGCCTTGCATGCCTGTGATACCGCTACCGACGACGCCATTTTTAAGGGAATTAAAGCCAATGCCGAACTGATTGTGGTTGCGCCATGCTGCCATAAGCAGATCCGCAGGGAAATTGAGCAAAATAAAGTAAAGAACGATGTTTCATTTTTAACTAAATATGGCATCTTTTTAGAACGCCAGGCAGAAATGGTTACCGATGGAATCCGGGCGCTGATTTTAGAGTACTTCGGGTATAAAACCAAAGTGTTCGAATTTATTTCAGATGCGCATACGCCTAAGAATGTTCTGGTTGTTGGCGTGAAAGGCAAAGGGCTTGGCGTAGAGCGGAAAGCAGAAATTTTACAAAAAATTAAAGCAAGTAAGGAATATTTTGGAATTGGTTACCATCACTTAGAAAGATTGTTGGAGTTGTAA
- a CDS encoding 50S ribosomal protein L36, translating to MKVRSSIKKRSADCKIIRRKGKLYVINKKNPKYKQRQG from the coding sequence ATGAAAGTTAGATCATCAATTAAAAAACGTAGCGCTGATTGTAAGATTATTCGCCGTAAAGGTAAACTTTACGTAATCAACAAGAAAAATCCTAAATACAAACAACGTCAAGGGTAA